The following nucleotide sequence is from Streptomyces xiamenensis.
CGGCGCTGCTGGCGGAGCTGGTCGGCGAGGAAGGGTCGGTGACCTCCGTGGATATCGACCCGGACATCACCGCGCGGGCACGGACGTTCCTCGGCGAGGCCGGCTACTCCCAAGTCCAAGTCCAGCAGGCGGACGGCGCGCAGCCGCTCCCGGGCGCTCCCGAGGGCGGGTTCGACCGGATCATCGTCACGGTCGGCGCGGCTGACCTGGTGCCGGCGTGGGTAGACCAACTTGCCGCGGACGGGCGTCTGGTGGTTCCGCTGCGGTTCCGTGGTTTGTCCCGCACGATCGCGTTTGCCCGCGAGGAGGACCATCTGCGTTCCGACACGCTGATCCGATCCGGATTCGTGTCGATCCAGGGCGGCAGCGCGCACGCCCCGCGCAGCGTACGGCTGGCAGGCCGGGATGTGCGGCTGGTCGTGGACGAGAACCAGGAAGCTGACGCGGACGCACTGGTCGAGGCGTTCGCCGGCCCCCGGCACGAGCGGTGGACCGGTGTGGAGTTGGGCGAGCAGGAGGGGTTGCTGCCCCGGCTGGAGGTCTGGCTCGCGGGCGCGGTAGCGCCGTATGGGCGGTTGCGGGCCACGCAGGAGGCGGCCGAGCGCGGCCTGATCGGCTGGGTGCTAGAGCGGGGGATGCCCGCCGCGTGGGACCACGGCTCACTGGCCTACCTCACCCTGCGCTCGGCACCACATGCGGATTCAGGGCGCTACGAGCTGGGCATCATCTCCCATGGTCCGGACCGCGAACAGCTCGCGTCACGTCTGAGCGATGCTGTCGTCCGGTTCGACCGCGAGGCCAGGAACGAGGGGGAGCCCGTCGTGCGCGCCCACCGGCGCGACAATGACAAGGTCCTCCACGGGGTGACCGTCGACAAGCCGAGCACGCGCTTGACGATCGCCTGACGACGCGGGTCCGTCCGCAGCGGGCGGACCCGGAATCCACGCCTGCCGGCAACGAGACCGGGGGCTTGAGTGGAGGGAGTTCAGATGGCAGCACCAACAACTCGGGAACATTCGCCCGTAGAAGTGAGTGAGCTGCCCGCAGAGCTGGCCGACATCTTCGACCTGGACCCCATCGGACAGGACATCGGCACGCTGGGGGTCTGGCTCGGCGGCGACGATGATGACGACGATGACGGCGACACCACGGGGGATGGCTGCGGGGAGTCACCGCCGCAGGGCCCGTCGACCGGCTGCTGACAGCGGGGTGGCCCCCGGAGCTGGGCACGCGCACGGCGGGTGCCCAGCCTGCCCTTGACTTTCGGCGCGATGAGCGGACGGTGTTGATGCGCAGGCTCTTCGATCCCCACCCCGTGGCGATGGCCCGAATCCCCCTCCGCCCCGCCGCCGCCCCGGCCGAGGAGAGCAGCGGTCTGCTGGACGAAGGCGTGTTCCTGGCCAGCCGGAGTGCCGCGCGGGCCGACGGCACCGAGCGCGGACAGGTGACCCGCCGCGGTTACGACCTGCGCTCCCGTACCCGGACCACCCCGAACGGAGTCTTCGCCGCTGTCGCTCCCGCCCCCTTCGCCAGCTCCATGCCGGTCTTGCGTCTGGGGAGCGCTCACCGGACCGTGACGGGTCTCAGCCCCGCCTGGCTGATTGCCGTAGCCACCCGGCTACTCCACGAGGAACCGGATCTGCTGCCCGCACTGACCCTCACCTCCGCTTCCATGATCATGAAGCGGGGTCAGCGGTTGGAGGTTGAGACCCTCACCCCACGAGGGCCGCAGCTGAGCAGCGTGCGTGCTACCGCGGTCTCGCGCCGACTGCTGGAGGCCAGCCGCGGCGGAGTACCGGCTGCCGAGTTGCTGGCGGAACTTCAGCGACGCCACCCCGGAGCCGGGGAACCGGCGGTCCGACGCGCCATCCTCGACATGATCGACACCAGTCTGCTGCTGACCGACCTGCTCCCCGCTGATTTGCGGGACCAGCCGCTGCACCACCTGTTGGCCAGGCTGCCGTCGACCGCCGGCGCGCGGCACGCCCTGTCCCTTCTCGCCCGGCTGTTGGCCCAGTGCGATACACAGCCGCCCGGCTCCCCACCGCGACGGCGCCGACTTGAAGAGGCCCGCGCACTGGCGGACCAGCTGTACGAAACGGGCCGTCCGCTGGTGGTGGACACGGTTGCCGATGCCGAGATCACCCTGCCTCCCACTGTGGGCGAGCAGGCCGCCCAAGCCGCCTCCGTGCTGTGGCGCATCGGACACCGTAGTGGGGCGCTGACGGACTATCATCGGCGCTTTCGCACCGCTTACGGACACCAGCGGCTTGTGCCGCTGCGCGAACTCCTCGATCCTGTCACCGGCCTCGGCCCGCCCGGGCCACACGATGGGCTCGGCGCCGAGGAAGAGCCAGACGGACGCCGTACCGCAATCCTCGCCCGCCTCCTGGCCGACGCCCTCGCCGAAGGCAAGGACGAACTCGTACTGAGTGACGATCACATCGACCAGCTCGCGCACAACTCGCCGCTGCCTCCACCACGCAGCGCCGAAATCCACATCCAGCTGCTGCGCGGCACCGGCCGGGTGCGTCTGGCGGTCTGCTCCGGCACCGGCTCCCAGACCGCCGGGGCCTCGCCCGGCCGCTGGCACCGCTGGCTGCCCGAACTCATCCCCGGCGAAGCCGCCGACAGCGGCAGCGGTCCCATGGTCGCCGAGATCGTCGGTCGCCCCCGCACGGCCGCAGCCGGCGCCCTGACCGCCGAGACCGGTGCGGCGCGCTGGCGCATCCCCCTTGACGTTCCCACCCGAGACGGCGACCTGCTGCCGGACGAACTCGCGGTGACCACCACCGGAACCCACCTGCAACTGTGGTCCACCCGCTACCAACGGCCGGTCCTCCCCGTGCTCTACAACCGCCTCACCCCCCGCCACCTGCCGTCAGCCGCGTATCTCCTCTACTTGCTCGGCCAGACCGGAACCCGCCCCTGGCACCCGTGGAACTGGGCCCCGCTCGACTGCTGGCCCCACACCCCGCGTGTGCGCTACCGCGACATCCTGCTCGCCCCCGCCCGCTGGCGCCTGCCCGACCACCTCACCACCGCAGCGGGCGACCGCGCCGCCTTCGCACAACGCCTCGCCGCCTGGCGCACCAACAGCCTCCCGGGGCCCCCACCCGTTCTCGTCGCCGAGGAAGCCGACCGCCGCCTTCCCCTCGATCTGCGCCAGGACAACCACCGGGAACTGCTGCGCCGCAGCGTACGCCGAGGCACCCGCTTCCTGGCGGAACCCGTCGCCCCTCCCGAAGAACTGGCCGTCATGGACGGTCCGCACGGACAGCGCCACCTGATCGACCTCGTCGTCCCCCTCACCCGGCGCCACGACCCCCGCCCCACACCGCCGGACCCTCGAACAACACGCCGCGCCCCCGGCACCGACATCCATCTGCCCGGCAGCACGTGGCTCTCCGCCGCCCTGGCCGCGCCCGCTCACCTTCACGACACCGTCCTGACCGCACTCATCCCGCTGCTCAGCGGACTTCCCGACAAGGTGGAACGCTGGTTCTGGCTGCGCTACACCACCCCCGCCCTGGGCCCCCACCTGCGGGTGCGCTTCCACGCCGACCCTCACACCTTGGCCACCCGTGTCCAGCCCCAACTCGCCCACCTCGCGGAACGCTTACAAAAACAGGGACTCCTGCGCCCCGCCGCCCTTCACCTGGAGCCGTACGAGCGGGAGACCGAACGCTACGGCGGGCCCCAGGCCATCACCCCGGCCGAGACGGTCTTCTGCGCCGACAGCCGTCTCGCCCTGGCCACCCTTCCCCACACCAAGGACGAACGGCTCCTGATCGCCGCGGCAGGGGCCGCCGACATCGCCCGTACCCTCGCCCCCGCCGAACCCCGTACCGCCTTGCGGCCCGGCCGCCTCACCCAGGATGAGCGCCGCCACCGTGACACTTTGCGCCCCCGCCTCGCGGTCGGCACGGACGGCCTTCTACCCGTCCACCTGATGGCCTTCCGCGCCGCGCGCCACGCGGCGTTCCTCGCCTACCGCGATGTGCTCGACGAGGACTCCGCCGCGCGGTGCGCCAGCGACGTCATCCACCTCCACGCCAACCGCATGCTCGGCACCGACCCCGGGGCCGAGCGGATCGCGCGCACCCTGGCCGCCGACCTTCTCCACCGCCCGTGAACACCACCCTCAGCACCCGGGCCGCCCAGGCAGCGATGAACATCGCCCACGAGCTGCGTGACCCCGAAACCGTCACCGCGACTCTGTCTGATCGGGCCGCCCACACCCTGTGCTACGGGCTCGCCGGCACCGCCCTCCTCCATGCCTGCCTCACGGACACCGAACCCAGCTCCCCGACCACAGCGGCAGCCCACTGGAGAGCCGCCGGCCGCCTGCTGGGCACCGCACCCCCCGACGGCATCCACACCGGCCCCGGCGCCCTCGCCGCCTCCCTGATCATCGGCACCGGATACCTGCCACCCCACGACCCCCACCACGCCCTGGTCCCCCGCGCCACGACCTGGCTCTCGGCACGCGCCACCGCGCTCACCCGCCACTACCATCAACGCGCCGAGCAACAGCAAGCCACGCCCTGGGTGATCTACGACGCCATCAAAGGACTCACCGGCATCGGTCGTGCCCTCCTCGCCGCCCACACCCGTGGCTACGGCGGCGAAGCCGAACCAGGACTGCGCGCCGCGCTGGACGCGCTCACCCACCTGATCCTCACCCCCATCGGAACTCGACCGGGCTGGTGGCTCCCCGCCGACCTCCACCCACCCACCGTCAAGGTGCCGGCCACCGGCGCCGCCACCACCGGCCTCGCCCACGGAATCGCCGGACCCCTCAGCCTTCTCTCCACAGCGCACCAGGCCCAACACACCGTCCCCGGACAGGACGACGCCATCAGGGCCGCCGGCGAATGGCTCCTCGCCTGGCAAACACCCCAGCGCACATGGCCACCCCACATCCCCGGACACGCCCTCGACAGAAACAGCAAAGCCACCACCCACGCGGAAGGACGCACCACTGCCTGGTGCTACGGCACCCCCGGTATCGCCAGGGCCCTCGAAATCGCCAGCCGTGCCGTCGGCGACCGCGCTTTCCACCGAGCCGCCACACAAGCCATGGCCGCACTCGCCACCCGCCCACCAGAAGACTGGGACACCGAAGGCACAGCCCTCTGCCACGGCAGCGCCGGCATCCTCCACACCGCCCAGCGACTACACCAACCGAACCTGGCAGACCGCGCCACTTACCTCACGCTGAACACCCCCCACTCCAGAACACCCGGCTTCCTCACCGGACGAGCTGGCACCGCACTGGCACTGGCCGACTACGCGGGACTGCTGCCCACCTCCCCCGCTGAAAGCTGGGACTGCCTCCTCCTGCTGTCCTAAAGCGTGTTACAGAACGGCTTTTGTGCAGACCAGGAACGGGCGATTCTCTGGTCCGATCACGCACCAAGCTGCCCCCTCCCCCCGCCCCACCA
It contains:
- the fxlM gene encoding methyltransferase, FxLD system, yielding MSETGVGTEAPDVLRKRMVANLRARGAIASDEVADAFLTVPRHLFAPEVSATEVYAASEAVFIKYDSRGKPVSSISAPWLQARMLEAAGVAPGMRVLEVGSGGCNAALLAELVGEEGSVTSVDIDPDITARARTFLGEAGYSQVQVQQADGAQPLPGAPEGGFDRIIVTVGAADLVPAWVDQLAADGRLVVPLRFRGLSRTIAFAREEDHLRSDTLIRSGFVSIQGGSAHAPRSVRLAGRDVRLVVDENQEADADALVEAFAGPRHERWTGVELGEQEGLLPRLEVWLAGAVAPYGRLRATQEAAERGLIGWVLERGMPAAWDHGSLAYLTLRSAPHADSGRYELGIISHGPDREQLASRLSDAVVRFDREARNEGEPVVRAHRRDNDKVLHGVTVDKPSTRLTIA
- a CDS encoding lantibiotic dehydratase — its product is MARIPLRPAAAPAEESSGLLDEGVFLASRSAARADGTERGQVTRRGYDLRSRTRTTPNGVFAAVAPAPFASSMPVLRLGSAHRTVTGLSPAWLIAVATRLLHEEPDLLPALTLTSASMIMKRGQRLEVETLTPRGPQLSSVRATAVSRRLLEASRGGVPAAELLAELQRRHPGAGEPAVRRAILDMIDTSLLLTDLLPADLRDQPLHHLLARLPSTAGARHALSLLARLLAQCDTQPPGSPPRRRRLEEARALADQLYETGRPLVVDTVADAEITLPPTVGEQAAQAASVLWRIGHRSGALTDYHRRFRTAYGHQRLVPLRELLDPVTGLGPPGPHDGLGAEEEPDGRRTAILARLLADALAEGKDELVLSDDHIDQLAHNSPLPPPRSAEIHIQLLRGTGRVRLAVCSGTGSQTAGASPGRWHRWLPELIPGEAADSGSGPMVAEIVGRPRTAAAGALTAETGAARWRIPLDVPTRDGDLLPDELAVTTTGTHLQLWSTRYQRPVLPVLYNRLTPRHLPSAAYLLYLLGQTGTRPWHPWNWAPLDCWPHTPRVRYRDILLAPARWRLPDHLTTAAGDRAAFAQRLAAWRTNSLPGPPPVLVAEEADRRLPLDLRQDNHRELLRRSVRRGTRFLAEPVAPPEELAVMDGPHGQRHLIDLVVPLTRRHDPRPTPPDPRTTRRAPGTDIHLPGSTWLSAALAAPAHLHDTVLTALIPLLSGLPDKVERWFWLRYTTPALGPHLRVRFHADPHTLATRVQPQLAHLAERLQKQGLLRPAALHLEPYERETERYGGPQAITPAETVFCADSRLALATLPHTKDERLLIAAAGAADIARTLAPAEPRTALRPGRLTQDERRHRDTLRPRLAVGTDGLLPVHLMAFRAARHAAFLAYRDVLDEDSAARCASDVIHLHANRMLGTDPGAERIARTLAADLLHRP
- a CDS encoding lanthionine synthetase C family protein, whose amino-acid sequence is MNTTLSTRAAQAAMNIAHELRDPETVTATLSDRAAHTLCYGLAGTALLHACLTDTEPSSPTTAAAHWRAAGRLLGTAPPDGIHTGPGALAASLIIGTGYLPPHDPHHALVPRATTWLSARATALTRHYHQRAEQQQATPWVIYDAIKGLTGIGRALLAAHTRGYGGEAEPGLRAALDALTHLILTPIGTRPGWWLPADLHPPTVKVPATGAATTGLAHGIAGPLSLLSTAHQAQHTVPGQDDAIRAAGEWLLAWQTPQRTWPPHIPGHALDRNSKATTHAEGRTTAWCYGTPGIARALEIASRAVGDRAFHRAATQAMAALATRPPEDWDTEGTALCHGSAGILHTAQRLHQPNLADRATYLTLNTPHSRTPGFLTGRAGTALALADYAGLLPTSPAESWDCLLLLS